The following proteins come from a genomic window of Aspergillus luchuensis IFO 4308 DNA, chromosome 3, nearly complete sequence:
- a CDS encoding putative MFS transporter (COG:G;~EggNog:ENOG410PHKP;~InterPro:IPR020846,IPR011701,IPR036259;~PFAM:PF07690;~TransMembrane:12 (i70-98o104-123i135-153o165-188i200-218o224-244i350-377o389-410i431-452o458-485i497-516o528-548i);~go_function: GO:0022857 - transmembrane transporter activity [Evidence IEA];~go_process: GO:0055085 - transmembrane transport [Evidence IEA]): protein MGLGVLDTKRPHVPGTTDILEREHSNNEPVIDSNLKYDRSGSVPILLVPQPSDDPNDPLNWPLWKRDVTLLVLSFVAVLCATTSSLMAANTVTIALYYGKSFTSVALLTGYHLCGVGVAGILIVPTARVWGKRHLFLLGNALMVVSCAWAGGSKHNYQSLLWARIFQGIALAPFEALVNACVGDLFYVHERGKRMALSNVALFGAAFLTPVLAGKITHTLGWDWTFYLVAIFAAAALPLTFFFVPETAFRRPDYLNADFEYANDRSASEVQLKNITTSEATPGPDNQKQTSSAVEHHQPTSSQELPRKRESETPAKVSYLQTLKPFNGRKTDESFFKLLLRPFPLFFHPAILWACLIQGVIIGWTVFIGVVLAAIFLGPPLWFNEVQTGYLYTGAFIGSILGLILSGLLSDSMNRIMIKLNRGKYEPEFRILLVIFQLIFCGAGLYGFGIIAEDVARYGWLVADVFFALVIIGMVMGAVASALYIVDAHREIAVESFTCMLVFKNMFSFVLTFYAYDWLLLNGIRPAFLAISSIQMGVCALSIPMYIFGKWNRSFFSRHDILKMLHLR, encoded by the exons ATGGGGCTTGGCGTGTTGGATACCAAGCGCCCTCATGTACCAG GGACTACGGACATACTTGAGCGAGAGCACTCCAACAATGAGCCGGTCATTGACTCGAATCTGAAATACGATCGGTCGGGCTCTGTACCCATCCTACTTGTCCCTCAGCCAAGCGATGATCCCAACGATCCATTG AACTGGCCACTCTGGAAGCGCGATGTCACGCTTCTGGTTCTGTCTTTTGTCGCGGTGCTGTGCGCAACGACAAGCTCGCTGATGGCTGCCAACACCGTAACAATTGCTCTTTACTATGGCAAGAGCTTCACCTCAGTCGCGCTTCTAACCGGGTACCATCTCTGTGGTGTTGGAGTGGCTGGGATCTTGATTGTACCTACAGCACGAGTTTGGGGAAAGCGTCACCTCTTCCTGCTCGGAAATgccttgatggtggtgagctgTGCCTGGGCTGGGGGCAGTAAGCACAACTACCAGAGTCTGTTATGGGCTCGCATTTTCCAGGGTATTGCTCTTGCTCCATTCGAAGCTCTGGTCAATGCATGTGTCGGTGACTTGTTCTACGTGCAC GAACGAGGCAAAAGGATGGCACTGTCCAACGTTGCTCTCTTTGGTGCAGCCTTTCTTACGCCAGTACTGGCGGGCAAGATCACACATACCCTTGGATGGGACTGGACTTTCTACCTGGTAGCCATTTTCGCGGCGGCAGCACTACCTCTCACATTCTTCTTTGTCCCCGAGACAGCTTTCAGGCGACCGGACTACTTGAACGCTGACTTCGAATATGCCAACGATCGCTCCGCCTCGGAAGTCCAGCTCAAAAATATCACAACGTCGGAGGCTACTCCAGGGCCCGACAATCAAAAGCAGACCTCATCCGCAGTCGAGCATCACCAACCTACGTCCTCACAAGAGCTACCCCGAAAGAGAGAGTCAGAAACACCAGCCAAGGTGTCCTACCTCCAAACTCTCAAACCCTTCAATGGACGCAAAACCGACGAGagcttcttcaagctcctcttACGGCCCTTTCCCTTATTCTTCCACCCCGCAATCCTTTGG GCATGCTTGATCCAGGGCGTAATCATCGGATGGACCGTATTCATCGGTGTCGTCCTAGCCGCCATATTCCTCGGCCCACCCCTATGGTTCAACGAGGTGCAAACCGGGTACCTGTACACGGGGGCCTTCATTGGTTCTATACTGGGTCTGATCCTATCGGGCCTTCTCTCCGATTCGATGAACCGCATCATGATTAAACTCAACCGAGGGAAGTACGAGCCGGAGTtccgcatcctcctcgtgATCTTCCAATTGATCTTCTGCGGCGCCGGGCTGTATGGGTTTGGTATCATCGCTGAGGATGTCGCGCGATATGGATGGCTGGTGGCGGACGTGTTCTTCGCTCTGGTTATTATAGGCATGGTGATGGGCGCTGTCGCGAGTGCGCTGTACATTGTCGACGCACATC GCGAGATTGCCGTCGAGTCTTTTACATGCATGCTGGTGTTCAAGAACATGTTCAGCTTTGTGTTGACGTTCTATGCCTATgactggctgctgctgaatgGCATCAGGCCGGCTTTCCTGGCCATCTCTAGCATTCAGATGGGAGTCTGTGCCTTGAGCATTCCGATGT ATATCTTCGGTAAATGGAATCGCTCATTCTTCAGCCGCCATGATATACTGAAGATGCTGCACTTGCGGTGA